A region of Natribaculum luteum DNA encodes the following proteins:
- a CDS encoding M48 family metallopeptidase produces the protein MRHAGPTGPTIRGYAPLVGLLGFVVVATVLPVRAGVPIPAVLLAWIVVLGIAVLEQQVAVYQTKAAASRDANSVEKLRLEVIDLAASLSVRPPAVTVLETDAPLVGVTALPGVADLLVSEGVLEAVDDDERRAILAHELAHVAGRDGVVTTAGAAVANATGIATFWAWALSWAPLRMQLVGVAVYQLCYLARSVTRLGLVTHVLAAFLPTVVVALVSAVSRRQEYRADAVASRCLGDPRPLVRGVRTLQLRSHTVDAPSTVRWESTATSAEESRLECVFATHPPFGRRADRLLEIDSEAT, from the coding sequence ATGAGACACGCTGGTCCGACCGGACCCACGATACGCGGATACGCGCCACTCGTCGGTCTCCTGGGATTTGTGGTTGTCGCGACGGTCCTCCCGGTTCGGGCTGGCGTCCCGATCCCCGCGGTGCTCCTCGCGTGGATCGTCGTTCTCGGGATCGCCGTCCTCGAGCAGCAAGTCGCGGTGTACCAGACGAAAGCGGCCGCGTCGAGAGACGCGAACTCGGTCGAGAAGTTGCGACTCGAGGTGATCGACCTCGCGGCGTCGCTCTCCGTTCGGCCGCCGGCCGTGACCGTCCTGGAGACCGACGCTCCGCTGGTGGGCGTGACTGCCCTTCCCGGCGTTGCGGACCTGCTGGTCTCCGAAGGGGTCCTCGAGGCCGTCGACGACGACGAGCGGCGCGCGATCCTCGCACACGAACTCGCCCACGTCGCTGGCCGCGACGGAGTCGTGACGACGGCGGGGGCGGCAGTCGCGAACGCGACCGGGATCGCGACCTTCTGGGCGTGGGCTCTGTCGTGGGCACCGCTCCGGATGCAACTCGTCGGCGTCGCCGTCTACCAGCTCTGTTACCTGGCGCGGTCGGTAACGCGCCTCGGGCTCGTGACACACGTCCTCGCAGCCTTCCTGCCGACCGTCGTAGTCGCACTCGTGAGCGCGGTTTCCCGGCGGCAAGAGTACCGTGCCGACGCCGTGGCGAGCCGATGTCTCGGCGATCCGCGGCCGCTCGTCCGGGGAGTGCGAACGCTTCAGCTCCGTTCTCACACCGTCGACGCGCCGTCTACGGTCCGGTGGGAGAGCACGGCCACGTCGGCGGAGGAGAGCCGCCTCGAGTGCGTCTTCGCGACGCATCCACCGTTCGGCCGGCGGGCCGATCGCCTCCTCGAGATCGACAGTGAAGCGACGTGA
- a CDS encoding isoaspartyl peptidase/L-asparaginase, with product MQIIVHGGAGSKPEEPTARRRVLEEAAETGVDATTPLEAVEAAVRVLESSPRFNAGVGSAVQSDGEIRTDAGIMTDDRSVGAVCSMPGVEHAVSAARVVAEETPHVFVSGEHAVALAEAYGVETGVDLWTDRTREKWADHDAPDGGPKAQLEWIRETFGRTDPGGRETAGDAAQARSGVGDEHDHDTVGAVAFDGEHLAAATSTGGRWLALAGRVGDVPQVGSGYYCSPAGGASATGAGEDIARVTLSRRVVRHVERGLDAQEATDLAIEEFAELTGSTAGVIAIDARGTLGSAYNSDAMQTGRASR from the coding sequence ATGCAGATCATCGTCCACGGCGGTGCCGGAAGTAAACCCGAGGAGCCGACCGCACGGCGACGGGTACTCGAGGAGGCAGCCGAGACGGGCGTCGACGCGACCACGCCGCTCGAGGCCGTCGAGGCCGCGGTCCGCGTCCTCGAGTCCTCGCCCCGGTTCAACGCGGGCGTCGGGAGTGCAGTCCAGAGCGACGGCGAGATCCGGACGGACGCAGGGATCATGACCGACGATCGGTCGGTCGGCGCGGTCTGTTCGATGCCGGGGGTCGAACACGCCGTCAGCGCGGCTCGCGTCGTCGCAGAAGAGACGCCACACGTCTTCGTCTCGGGAGAGCACGCCGTCGCGCTGGCCGAGGCCTACGGGGTGGAGACGGGCGTCGATCTCTGGACCGATCGCACGCGCGAGAAGTGGGCCGACCACGACGCGCCCGACGGCGGACCGAAAGCCCAGCTCGAGTGGATTCGCGAGACGTTCGGTCGGACGGACCCCGGCGGCCGTGAAACGGCGGGTGACGCCGCCCAGGCCCGATCGGGCGTCGGTGACGAACACGATCACGACACCGTCGGCGCGGTCGCGTTCGACGGCGAGCACCTCGCCGCGGCGACGTCGACGGGCGGGCGCTGGCTCGCCCTCGCCGGTCGCGTCGGCGACGTCCCGCAGGTCGGCTCGGGCTACTACTGTTCGCCCGCCGGCGGCGCGAGCGCGACGGGAGCCGGCGAGGACATCGCTCGCGTCACCCTCTCGCGGCGGGTCGTCCGCCACGTAGAGCGCGGCCTCGACGCCCAGGAGGCGACCGACCTCGCCATCGAGGAGTTCGCGGAACTCACCGGCTCGACCGCCGGCGTCATCGCGATCGACGCGCGCGGCACTCTCGGCTCGGCGTACAACAGCGACGCGATGCAGACGGGACGCGCCAGTCGGTAG
- a CDS encoding thiamine pyrophosphate-dependent dehydrogenase E1 component subunit alpha, which translates to MVGDNTLQRMYEEMVTARHYEERLQEEYLEGKQPAFDISAGPIPGELHLAAGHEASAAGVCAHLRDDDTVTAPHRPHHVAISKGVDLERMTAEIFGRETGLSKGKGGHMHLYDPDVNFACSGIIAQGVPPAVGAALAAKKRNTDDVAVAFLGEGAIDQGAFLESLNLAGVHDLPVVFVVEDNDWAISMPKERVTDVADGSQRADGFDVHRERVDVDDAVAIYEAAGEAVGRARDGNGPTVLEVQVHRRMGHFMGDPEAYRPDEDVELARERDSIERMEGHLEEHGFTGDDIAEIRERAHERVEEAIEWAKDQPQPDPEEAYEDVFTDELENWPERRDRELAAADGGEE; encoded by the coding sequence ATGGTAGGAGACAACACATTACAACGGATGTACGAGGAGATGGTGACGGCGCGCCACTACGAGGAACGGCTGCAAGAGGAGTATCTCGAGGGGAAACAGCCGGCGTTCGACATCTCGGCGGGGCCGATCCCCGGCGAACTCCACCTCGCGGCGGGCCACGAGGCGTCGGCGGCGGGCGTCTGTGCCCACCTCCGGGACGACGACACCGTCACCGCGCCACACCGACCGCACCACGTCGCGATCTCGAAGGGGGTCGACCTAGAGCGGATGACGGCCGAGATATTCGGCCGGGAGACGGGCCTGAGCAAGGGGAAGGGAGGTCACATGCACCTCTACGATCCGGACGTGAACTTCGCCTGCAGCGGGATCATTGCCCAGGGGGTCCCGCCCGCCGTCGGTGCGGCGCTGGCGGCGAAAAAGCGCAACACTGACGACGTCGCCGTGGCCTTCCTCGGCGAGGGTGCGATCGACCAGGGGGCCTTTCTCGAGTCGCTGAACCTCGCGGGGGTCCACGACCTGCCCGTCGTCTTCGTCGTCGAGGACAACGACTGGGCGATCAGCATGCCCAAAGAGCGCGTGACCGACGTCGCCGACGGCTCCCAGCGAGCCGACGGCTTCGACGTCCACCGCGAGCGCGTCGACGTCGACGACGCCGTCGCCATCTACGAGGCCGCCGGCGAGGCCGTGGGCCGTGCCCGAGACGGGAACGGCCCGACGGTACTCGAGGTGCAGGTCCACCGCCGGATGGGCCACTTCATGGGCGACCCCGAGGCCTACCGTCCCGACGAGGACGTCGAACTGGCCAGAGAGCGCGACTCGATCGAACGGATGGAGGGCCACCTCGAGGAGCACGGCTTCACCGGGGACGACATCGCGGAGATCCGCGAGCGCGCCCACGAGCGCGTCGAGGAGGCGATCGAGTGGGCCAAAGACCAGCCCCAGCCCGACCCCGAGGAGGCCTACGAGGACGTCTTCACGGACGAACTCGAGAACTGGCCCGAACGCCGGGATCGGGAACTCGCCGCGGCCGACGGAGGTGAGGAGTGA
- the icd gene encoding isocitrate dehydrogenase (NADP(+)) — MSYDKIEVPEGGEKITLAEGTEDELEVPDNPIIPIIYGDGVGKDVGPAAQKVLEAAAEATGREINWMRLYAGESAREKYDENLPDETVEAIKEHRVAIKGPLTTPVGAGFRSLNVALRKKLDLYANVRPTYHLDGVPSPVKEPEKMDMITFRENTEDVYAGIEWEAGTDEVQQVKEFVEDEMGATGVIHDGPVGIGVKPITEFGTKRLVREAIDYALEHDRDSVTLVHKGNIMKFTEGQFRDWGYEVANEEYGDEVITEDTLWEERDGEAPEDAVVVNDRIADNMLQQILTRTDEYDVVATMNLNGDYMSDACGAQIGGLGIAPGANFGEGLMLAEPVHGSAPKYEGQDKVNPTAIILSGRMMLEYMGWDDAADLVRDAVEETISEGLVTYDLERQLEDAEKLATSEFAEEVVDNIEKLA; from the coding sequence ATGAGCTACGACAAGATCGAAGTCCCCGAAGGTGGGGAGAAGATTACGCTCGCAGAGGGGACCGAGGACGAACTCGAGGTGCCCGACAACCCGATTATCCCGATTATCTACGGTGACGGCGTCGGGAAGGACGTCGGCCCCGCCGCACAGAAAGTGCTCGAGGCCGCCGCGGAGGCGACCGGCCGCGAGATCAACTGGATGCGACTGTACGCCGGCGAGTCCGCACGCGAGAAGTACGACGAGAACTTGCCCGACGAGACCGTCGAGGCGATCAAGGAACACCGCGTCGCGATCAAGGGTCCGCTGACGACGCCCGTCGGCGCGGGCTTCCGTTCGCTCAACGTCGCGCTGCGCAAGAAACTCGACCTCTACGCGAACGTCCGCCCGACCTACCACTTAGACGGCGTCCCGTCGCCCGTCAAAGAGCCCGAGAAGATGGATATGATCACCTTCCGTGAGAATACGGAAGACGTCTACGCAGGCATCGAGTGGGAGGCCGGCACCGACGAGGTCCAGCAGGTCAAGGAGTTCGTCGAAGACGAGATGGGCGCGACGGGCGTCATCCACGACGGCCCCGTCGGTATCGGCGTCAAGCCGATCACGGAGTTCGGGACGAAACGACTCGTCCGCGAGGCTATCGACTACGCACTCGAGCACGACCGTGACTCCGTTACCCTCGTCCACAAGGGGAACATCATGAAGTTCACCGAGGGGCAGTTCCGCGACTGGGGCTACGAGGTCGCCAACGAGGAGTACGGCGACGAGGTCATCACCGAGGACACCCTCTGGGAGGAGCGCGACGGTGAAGCGCCAGAGGACGCCGTGGTCGTCAACGACCGCATCGCCGACAACATGCTCCAGCAGATCCTCACCCGCACCGACGAGTACGACGTCGTCGCGACGATGAACCTGAACGGCGACTACATGTCCGACGCCTGTGGTGCCCAGATCGGCGGCCTCGGCATCGCGCCCGGCGCCAACTTCGGTGAGGGCCTGATGCTCGCCGAACCCGTCCACGGCTCCGCACCCAAGTACGAGGGCCAGGACAAGGTCAACCCGACCGCAATCATCCTCTCGGGCCGCATGATGCTCGAGTACATGGGCTGGGACGACGCCGCCGACCTCGTCCGTGACGCCGTCGAGGAGACCATCTCGGAGGGCTTGGTCACCTACGACTTAGAACGCCAGCTCGAGGACGCCGAGAAGCTCGCCACCAGCGAGTTCGCCGAGGAAGTCGTCGACAACATTGAAAAACTGGCATAA
- a CDS encoding alpha-ketoacid dehydrogenase subunit beta has translation MAQVEEPGPEATDRELTMSRAMVEAIATEMREDEEVFVMGEDVADYGGIFDSTEGLLEEFGYDRIMDVPISETSFIGAGVGAAMQGMRPIVELMFADFFGVAMDQIYNNMAKNAYMSGGSVSVPMVLMTAVGGTYNDAAQHSQTLYGTFAHLPGMKVVVPSTAYDAKGLMHAAIRDDDPVVYMFHKRLMGLAWMPAPEGPKTGVPEDDYEIPFGEADVKREGDDVTVVTLGLHVHRALEAAANLADDGIETEVIDLRTLVPLDTETVLESVRKTGNLVVVDEDYHSYGVSGELIARATEGALDDLEAVSRVTMPDTPIPYARPLENEVLPDADDIAAAIRSVGE, from the coding sequence ATGGCGCAGGTCGAAGAGCCTGGCCCGGAGGCGACAGACCGCGAACTCACGATGAGTCGAGCGATGGTCGAGGCCATCGCGACGGAGATGCGCGAAGACGAGGAGGTCTTCGTGATGGGCGAGGACGTCGCCGACTACGGCGGCATCTTCGACTCGACGGAGGGGCTGCTCGAGGAGTTTGGCTACGATCGGATCATGGACGTCCCCATCTCGGAGACGAGTTTCATCGGCGCGGGCGTCGGCGCGGCCATGCAGGGGATGCGTCCCATCGTCGAACTGATGTTCGCCGACTTCTTCGGCGTCGCGATGGACCAGATCTACAACAACATGGCGAAAAACGCCTACATGTCCGGGGGTTCGGTGTCGGTCCCGATGGTCCTCATGACGGCCGTCGGCGGCACCTACAACGACGCCGCCCAGCACTCCCAGACGCTCTACGGGACGTTCGCCCACCTCCCCGGCATGAAGGTCGTCGTCCCCTCGACGGCCTACGACGCCAAGGGGCTGATGCACGCCGCCATCCGCGACGACGACCCCGTCGTCTACATGTTCCACAAGCGCCTGATGGGCCTGGCGTGGATGCCCGCCCCCGAGGGGCCCAAAACTGGCGTCCCCGAGGACGACTACGAGATCCCGTTCGGCGAGGCCGACGTCAAACGCGAGGGCGACGACGTCACGGTCGTCACGCTCGGCCTGCACGTCCACCGCGCGCTCGAGGCCGCTGCCAATCTCGCCGACGACGGTATCGAGACAGAGGTGATCGACCTCCGGACGCTCGTTCCCCTCGATACGGAGACGGTGCTCGAGTCTGTCCGCAAGACGGGCAACCTGGTGGTCGTCGACGAGGACTACCACTCTTACGGCGTCAGCGGCGAACTGATCGCCCGGGCTACGGAGGGAGCACTCGACGACCTCGAGGCCGTTTCCCGCGTCACGATGCCAGACACGCCGATCCCGTACGCACGCCCGCTCGAGAACGAAGTCCTGCCTGACGCCGACGACATCGCGGCGGCGATCCGATCGGTGGGGGAATGA
- the pdhA gene encoding pyruvate dehydrogenase (acetyl-transferring) E1 component subunit alpha — protein MANEGQPSADERRRDLFDRAPDEPVRRLSAEGELLGDEPDLSDGTLLEMYADMRLARRFDERMLSLQRQGRLGTYASLAGQEGTQVGSTYALADGDWISYQYREHLAITARGKLSEYLLYWMGHERGNEAIADVNVFPLNISIGSHVPHVTGMGMAARYRGDETVFLTHFGDGATSEGDVHEGLNFAGVFDTPTVFFCNNNQWAISIPREHQTASATIAQKAHAYGFDGVQVDGMDPLAVYEVTNAAVEKARDPADGEPRPTLIEALTYRYGAHTTADDPTVYRDDEEVARWREKDPIDRLERYLRTTGRLDDELSDALEERIEAELAEAIDVAESFEADPESMFEHVYEEPTPRLEDQRESLEALRERHGDEKLVDEESL, from the coding sequence ATGGCGAACGAGGGGCAGCCGAGTGCGGACGAGCGACGACGCGACCTCTTCGACCGAGCACCGGACGAACCGGTGAGACGGCTCTCGGCCGAGGGCGAACTCCTCGGCGACGAACCCGACCTCTCCGACGGGACGTTGCTCGAGATGTACGCGGACATGCGACTGGCCCGGCGGTTCGACGAACGCATGCTCAGCCTCCAGCGTCAGGGACGGCTGGGAACATACGCCTCGCTCGCCGGCCAGGAGGGCACGCAGGTCGGCTCGACGTACGCGCTCGCCGACGGCGACTGGATCTCCTACCAGTACCGCGAGCACCTGGCGATCACCGCCCGCGGGAAGCTCTCGGAGTACCTGCTGTACTGGATGGGCCACGAACGCGGCAACGAGGCGATCGCCGACGTGAACGTCTTTCCGCTGAACATCTCCATCGGCTCGCACGTCCCGCACGTGACGGGGATGGGGATGGCCGCCAGGTACCGGGGCGACGAGACCGTCTTTCTCACCCACTTCGGCGACGGCGCGACCAGCGAGGGCGACGTCCACGAGGGGCTGAACTTCGCGGGCGTGTTCGACACTCCGACGGTCTTTTTCTGTAACAACAACCAGTGGGCGATCTCGATTCCGCGAGAGCACCAGACGGCGAGCGCCACCATCGCCCAGAAGGCCCACGCCTACGGCTTCGACGGCGTACAGGTCGACGGGATGGACCCGCTGGCAGTCTACGAGGTCACGAACGCGGCCGTCGAGAAGGCCCGCGATCCGGCCGACGGCGAGCCTCGACCGACGCTTATCGAGGCGCTGACCTACCGCTACGGCGCACACACTACGGCCGACGATCCGACCGTCTACCGGGACGACGAGGAGGTCGCGCGCTGGCGCGAGAAGGACCCGATCGACCGCCTCGAGCGCTATCTCCGGACGACCGGCCGCCTCGACGACGAACTGAGCGACGCACTCGAGGAGCGAATCGAGGCCGAACTCGCGGAGGCGATCGACGTCGCGGAGTCGTTCGAGGCCGACCCCGAATCGATGTTCGAGCACGTCTACGAGGAACCGACGCCGCGACTCGAGGACCAACGCGAGTCCCTCGAGGCGCTGCGAGAGCGCCACGGCGACGAGAAGCTGGTAGACGAGGAGTCGCTGTGA
- a CDS encoding lipoyl domain-containing protein: protein MIEVDSAAVWPEDADDVDEGVVANWFVREGGQVDEDETICEIQVEKVSVDVPALAAGTLTEVLVGENEEFRRGDPLARIEPSE, encoded by the coding sequence ATGATCGAGGTCGATTCCGCGGCCGTCTGGCCCGAGGACGCCGACGACGTCGACGAGGGCGTCGTCGCGAACTGGTTCGTCCGCGAGGGCGGGCAGGTCGACGAGGACGAGACGATCTGTGAGATCCAGGTCGAGAAGGTGAGCGTGGACGTACCCGCCCTGGCCGCCGGCACGCTGACCGAGGTGCTCGTCGGCGAGAACGAGGAGTTCCGACGTGGGGACCCCCTCGCACGGATCGAGCCGTCGGAGTGA
- a CDS encoding HEAT repeat domain-containing protein has protein sequence MTDVDALRTRLRRGTPEERSRAVRALAETAGEEAGSAIADAVLDENRTVRLAAIEACADLELDGAIGSLSIAAESDGDDEVRAAATRALGTIGVTEAVPPLLTALEDDVIADAAREGLSRLDGPSSATATEQLLDRLEDALAADDRETVDALAAPLQRVTESAALRAVRERQEESDAVADEIGQLEHYDQVVSDHALVSEATLTDPDPYVRRDAADEAGRVLLDDRIDGTDRLEPTPRNRFEEVDGLVSRLLELVDDEYAYVRREAALSLIADGNQRAVEPLCRMLDRAAGDGDEWTVQVAHWALELLEPGRAVEMLGHELKFARGFEGIVLALLTNRLRSYVGRFAYVDTITRLRARRRARRAVADAGPGEREPDDVAMLALTGTADDVPSLLECLDDPNERVRAQAAFALGHVGISWRRLGVSPLDRRAGGTIDDFGGERDDAVVAALLERLADERAPLVVARIADALGMHGAIPAVVPLIDLLERDDERCRETAAAALGRIGDPDATGALARVLRDDEAERVRTAAATALGAIEDERGVDALAAALVDDDSSRVRSRAAQSLGVIDTPAARRALEDAGRVDPDEDVRSAALGAGVRARLRRSRVGAVAASLGDTLLVGVGLVLILGARLLAPVSGPLSVAGRLLWRGVTYAVDVVIGWLLILAALIGLGLLVAALSTAASLVF, from the coding sequence ATGACGGACGTCGACGCACTTCGAACCCGCCTCCGCCGCGGAACGCCCGAGGAGCGGTCGCGAGCGGTCCGTGCGCTCGCCGAGACGGCTGGCGAGGAGGCCGGCTCCGCGATCGCCGACGCGGTCCTCGACGAGAACCGGACGGTTCGGCTGGCGGCGATCGAGGCGTGTGCCGACCTCGAGCTCGACGGGGCGATCGGCTCCCTGTCCATCGCCGCCGAATCCGACGGGGACGACGAGGTCCGGGCCGCCGCGACGCGGGCGCTCGGAACGATCGGGGTGACGGAAGCCGTTCCGCCACTCCTCACTGCCCTGGAGGACGACGTGATCGCCGACGCAGCCCGCGAGGGACTGAGTCGTCTCGACGGACCGTCGAGCGCCACGGCGACCGAGCAGCTCCTCGATCGGCTCGAGGACGCCCTCGCCGCCGACGACCGGGAGACCGTCGATGCACTCGCCGCGCCGCTCCAGCGGGTAACCGAGTCTGCGGCGCTCCGGGCCGTCCGGGAGCGCCAGGAGGAGTCGGACGCGGTCGCGGACGAGATCGGTCAGCTCGAGCACTACGACCAGGTCGTCTCGGATCACGCCCTCGTCTCCGAGGCGACGCTCACGGATCCCGACCCATACGTTCGACGCGACGCCGCCGACGAGGCGGGCCGGGTGCTCCTCGACGATCGGATCGACGGAACTGACCGACTCGAGCCCACCCCACGAAACCGATTCGAAGAGGTCGACGGCCTCGTCTCGCGCCTGCTCGAGCTCGTCGACGACGAGTACGCGTACGTACGCCGGGAGGCGGCGCTGTCGTTGATCGCCGACGGAAACCAGCGAGCCGTCGAACCCCTGTGTCGGATGCTCGATCGGGCGGCGGGTGACGGCGACGAGTGGACGGTGCAGGTGGCCCACTGGGCGCTGGAGCTGCTCGAGCCGGGCCGGGCCGTCGAGATGCTGGGTCACGAGCTGAAGTTCGCGCGCGGGTTCGAGGGGATCGTGCTGGCCCTGCTGACGAACCGACTGCGGTCCTACGTCGGCCGGTTCGCCTACGTCGATACGATCACCCGGCTGCGCGCGCGTCGGCGGGCACGGCGGGCCGTCGCCGACGCCGGTCCCGGCGAGCGCGAACCGGACGACGTGGCGATGCTCGCGCTAACCGGCACGGCCGACGACGTCCCGTCGTTGCTCGAGTGCCTGGACGACCCGAACGAGCGCGTCCGGGCACAGGCGGCGTTCGCGCTCGGCCACGTGGGGATCTCGTGGCGACGGCTCGGCGTGAGCCCGCTCGATCGACGGGCCGGCGGGACGATCGACGACTTCGGCGGCGAGCGCGACGACGCGGTCGTCGCCGCCCTCCTCGAGCGTCTCGCGGACGAACGTGCCCCCCTCGTCGTCGCCCGAATCGCCGACGCCCTGGGAATGCACGGGGCGATCCCTGCGGTCGTGCCGCTGATCGACCTGCTCGAGCGCGACGACGAGCGCTGTCGGGAGACGGCGGCGGCCGCGCTCGGCCGGATCGGCGACCCGGACGCGACGGGGGCACTCGCCCGGGTTCTCCGCGACGACGAGGCCGAGCGCGTCCGCACGGCCGCCGCCACCGCGCTCGGTGCCATCGAGGACGAACGCGGCGTCGACGCGCTGGCCGCCGCACTCGTCGACGACGACTCGAGTCGGGTCCGGTCCCGTGCGGCGCAGTCGCTCGGGGTCATCGACACGCCGGCAGCGAGGCGTGCACTCGAGGACGCCGGTCGGGTCGATCCCGACGAGGACGTCCGCAGCGCGGCTCTGGGTGCCGGCGTGCGGGCGCGACTGCGGCGGTCACGAGTCGGAGCCGTCGCGGCCAGCCTCGGGGACACGCTCCTGGTCGGCGTCGGCCTCGTCCTGATACTCGGCGCGAGACTGCTCGCGCCCGTCTCCGGACCGCTCTCGGTCGCCGGCCGGCTCCTGTGGCGGGGCGTGACGTACGCGGTCGACGTCGTGATCGGCTGGCTCCTGATCCTCGCCGCACTGATCGGCCTGGGGCTCCTCGTCGCGGCGCTCTCGACCGCCGCATCGCTCGTCTTCTGA